From a single Acidobacteriota bacterium genomic region:
- a CDS encoding inorganic pyrophosphatase → MDINPEKFYELMRLMFKPNPWHAVSVGENMPDIVNVYIEIMPKDTIKYELDKETGLLKIDRPQKFSNICPTLYGFIPQTYCGDRIGEFCSTQMNRPGIQGDGDPLDICVLSQREVTHVNILLQAIPIGGIRMLDKAEADDKIIAVMKGDATYGEWRDIDDCPPSLIEPLRHYFLTYKNVPSDNKAIVELPNIYGRDEAHEVIRRSREDYLHKFGDVEQMLKTAMESML, encoded by the coding sequence ATGGATATAAATCCCGAAAAGTTTTATGAGTTGATGCGACTCATGTTTAAACCCAACCCCTGGCATGCCGTGTCGGTTGGTGAAAATATGCCCGACATTGTCAATGTGTATATTGAAATCATGCCCAAAGACACCATCAAATATGAACTCGATAAAGAAACCGGTTTGTTAAAAATTGACCGTCCGCAAAAATTTTCAAATATCTGTCCGACACTTTACGGGTTTATTCCGCAAACCTATTGTGGTGACCGCATCGGCGAGTTTTGTTCAACGCAAATGAATCGTCCGGGAATTCAAGGGGACGGCGACCCTTTAGACATCTGCGTGCTTTCGCAAAGGGAGGTCACGCACGTCAATATTTTATTGCAGGCAATTCCCATCGGCGGCATTCGTATGCTTGATAAAGCGGAAGCCGATGACAAAATTATCGCGGTGATGAAAGGCGATGCGACTTATGGCGAGTGGCGCGATATTGATGATTGCCCGCCTTCATTGATTGAACCGTTGCGCCACTATTTTCTGACTTATAAAAATGTTCCGAGCGATAATAAAGCCATCGTCGAATTGCCGAATATTTATGGGCGCGATGAGGCTCACGAAGTCATTCGCCGCAGTCGCGAAGATTATTTGCATAAATTCGGCGATGTTGAACAAATGTTAAAAACCGCAATGGAAAGTATGTTGTAA
- the proB gene encoding glutamate 5-kinase, whose protein sequence is MNTDSSIRKLLVTNAKRLVIKLGTAVLMREEKGFALSRFYSFVEAIADIKKSGRDVLLVSSGAVGLGVERLGIARGNQLLSLRQACAAIGQGRLMGLYADAFDRLGIVAAQVLLTEEDFSNRRRFLNLRSTVGKLLELDALPIINENDTVSTAELETHEAPAYVKVNFGDNDKLSALVASKIEADLLVILTDVEGLFTANPTSSSDAALIPLVREISPEIEALASNEKSNVGRGGMKTKLEAARIATQSGCAVIIASGKTPEVIKRLFSGEAIGTLFLPHTELSSKRKWIAFATSVKAALVVNGGAKQALIERKASLLSAGVVAVRGNFERGDVVSILDENDREFARGMVNYSSDEARKISGLDSSKIDELIENRNYDALITRDNLAFV, encoded by the coding sequence ATGAATACCGACAGTTCAATCCGAAAACTTTTGGTCACCAATGCCAAACGCCTGGTGATCAAACTCGGCACTGCCGTATTGATGCGTGAAGAAAAGGGGTTTGCGCTCAGCCGGTTTTATTCGTTTGTTGAAGCCATTGCCGATATAAAAAAATCCGGGCGAGATGTTTTGCTGGTTTCATCCGGCGCGGTTGGTCTCGGCGTTGAACGATTGGGAATTGCCAGAGGCAATCAACTGCTATCACTCAGGCAGGCATGCGCAGCAATCGGGCAGGGGCGATTGATGGGATTATATGCGGATGCCTTTGATCGGTTGGGCATTGTCGCGGCGCAGGTTTTATTGACCGAAGAAGATTTTTCCAATCGCCGCCGCTTTCTGAATTTGCGTTCGACGGTTGGCAAATTGCTTGAACTCGACGCTTTGCCGATTATCAATGAAAATGACACGGTTTCAACCGCAGAACTTGAAACTCACGAAGCGCCTGCTTACGTTAAAGTCAACTTCGGGGACAATGATAAACTCTCAGCCCTGGTTGCGAGTAAAATCGAAGCCGATTTGCTGGTGATTCTCACGGATGTTGAAGGATTGTTTACCGCCAACCCGACGAGTTCAAGCGATGCGGCATTGATTCCTCTGGTTCGCGAAATCTCACCGGAAATCGAGGCGCTCGCCAGTAACGAAAAAAGCAATGTCGGGCGCGGCGGCATGAAAACCAAGCTCGAAGCCGCCCGCATCGCTACGCAATCGGGTTGTGCGGTAATCATCGCCAGCGGGAAAACGCCAGAGGTCATTAAACGGTTATTTTCCGGCGAAGCAATCGGCACCTTGTTTTTACCTCACACGGAGCTTTCAAGTAAGCGCAAATGGATTGCCTTTGCGACCTCAGTCAAAGCCGCTTTAGTCGTCAACGGCGGCGCGAAACAGGCGTTGATTGAGCGCAAAGCCAGCTTGCTTTCAGCCGGTGTCGTAGCGGTTCGCGGAAATTTTGAACGCGGCGATGTGGTCAGCATCCTTGATGAAAATGACCGCGAATTTGCGCGCGGAATGGTGAATTATTCGAGTGATGAGGCGAGAAAAATATCCGGTCTGGATTCATCCAAAATTGATGAATTAATTGAAAACCGCAATTATGATGCGTTGATTACCCGTGATAATCTCGCATTTGTTTAA
- a CDS encoding glutamate-5-semialdehyde dehydrogenase: MRTVNKTESVIELAREAKRASGILAQLSTAKKNHLLEVIAQKLQLHQAEILRANQQDIENVRPQVESGEMSDAMFRRLKLDETKLAEIIEGVKQVAALADPVGKITLATKLDEGLNLYRVNCPIGVLGVIFESRPDALVQIAVLAFKSGNSLLLKGGSEAEHSNRILFNTIQKAIAEAGLPAECLFLLESREDVRTLLKAEGFVDLIIPRGSNSLVKYIQENTNIPVLGHAEGICHVYIDRAADMQKALRITIDAKTQYASVCNAAETLLIHRDIAREFLPTVIPALQQKNVEIRCAAKDILEFALENVEEASEEDWRTEYNDLILSIKTVASIDEAIAHINRYGSRHTDAIITEDPSTFEKFFAEVDSAGVFLNASTRFADGFRYGFGAEVGISTHKLHPRGPVGLDGLVTYKYKLIGDGHIVADYSGKDAKPFLHTPLKID, from the coding sequence ATGCGCACTGTAAATAAAACTGAATCGGTCATCGAACTGGCACGCGAAGCCAAACGGGCGTCAGGTATTCTCGCGCAACTTTCAACAGCAAAGAAAAACCATTTGCTCGAAGTGATAGCCCAAAAACTCCAGCTCCATCAGGCGGAAATTTTACGAGCCAATCAACAGGATATTGAAAATGTTCGACCACAGGTTGAATCGGGTGAAATGTCCGATGCGATGTTTCGTCGCTTGAAACTCGACGAAACTAAACTTGCGGAAATTATCGAAGGCGTCAAACAGGTTGCGGCGCTTGCAGACCCGGTCGGAAAAATTACTTTAGCGACAAAACTTGATGAAGGTTTAAATCTCTATCGCGTCAATTGTCCGATAGGCGTTCTCGGCGTGATATTTGAATCGCGTCCTGATGCGTTGGTGCAAATCGCTGTGCTGGCATTTAAGAGCGGCAATAGCCTGTTGCTTAAAGGCGGCAGCGAGGCTGAACATTCCAATCGCATTTTATTTAATACCATTCAAAAAGCCATAGCAGAGGCGGGTTTACCTGCCGAATGTTTATTTCTGTTGGAAAGTCGCGAAGATGTGCGGACGCTTTTAAAAGCCGAGGGTTTTGTCGATTTGATTATTCCGAGAGGTTCCAATTCGCTGGTGAAATATATTCAGGAAAATACCAACATTCCGGTGCTCGGTCATGCGGAAGGTATCTGTCATGTGTATATTGACCGCGCCGCCGATATGCAAAAGGCTTTACGAATTACCATTGATGCGAAGACCCAATATGCTTCTGTGTGTAATGCGGCTGAGACCTTATTGATTCACCGCGATATTGCCAGAGAATTTTTGCCGACGGTGATTCCCGCGCTTCAACAAAAAAATGTTGAGATTCGATGTGCCGCCAAAGACATTCTCGAATTCGCCCTTGAAAATGTTGAGGAAGCCAGCGAAGAAGATTGGCGAACCGAATATAACGATTTGATTTTATCGATTAAAACCGTCGCTTCGATTGACGAAGCCATCGCCCATATTAATCGGTATGGTTCAAGGCATACGGATGCCATCATCACCGAAGACCCATCGACCTTTGAAAAATTTTTTGCCGAAGTCGATTCCGCAGGCGTATTTCTAAATGCATCGACGCGCTTTGCCGACGGGTTCCGTTATGGCTTTGGAGCCGAAGTCGGCATCAGCACCCATAAACTTCATCCGCGTGGTCCCGTGGGATTGGATGGACTGGTCACTTACAAATATAAATTAATCGGCGATGGTCATATCGTCGCGGATTATTCAGGCAAAGATGCCAAGCCCTTTCTTCACACACCGCTAAAAATTGATTGA
- a CDS encoding FmdE family protein — protein sequence METLDTYLEWAEKSHGHMCAGQVLGVRMAMLGCEKIGISDPRHSERKEILVFVEIDRCAADAINTVTGCRLGKRTLKYHDYGKLAATFLNLKTEEAIRIVALDSARDAADQAFPEIANKYQRQLQAYKILPDEKLFKVERVKVSVPIEDQPGRPVSRVICEACGEGINDHREIIKDNRVLCRPCAGDAYFTRI from the coding sequence ATGGAAACGCTGGATACTTATTTGGAGTGGGCTGAAAAATCACACGGGCATATGTGCGCCGGGCAAGTTTTAGGCGTACGCATGGCGATGCTCGGTTGTGAAAAAATCGGCATCAGTGACCCGCGCCATTCTGAGCGCAAAGAGATTCTCGTGTTCGTCGAAATTGACCGTTGCGCTGCCGATGCCATCAATACAGTAACCGGTTGTCGTTTGGGAAAGCGCACCTTGAAATATCATGATTATGGCAAACTTGCCGCCACGTTTTTGAATTTAAAAACCGAAGAAGCCATTCGCATTGTCGCGCTCGATTCGGCAAGAGATGCAGCAGACCAAGCCTTCCCTGAAATCGCCAACAAATATCAGCGGCAATTACAGGCGTATAAAATTTTACCCGACGAAAAACTTTTCAAAGTTGAGCGCGTCAAAGTTAGTGTTCCTATCGAAGACCAACCTGGTCGTCCAGTCTCGCGGGTGATTTGCGAAGCTTGTGGTGAAGGCATTAACGACCATCGCGAAATCATTAAAGACAATCGGGTGTTGTGCCGCCCGTGCGCCGGCGACGCCTATTTCACCAGAATCTGA